One genomic region from Argentina anserina chromosome 2, drPotAnse1.1, whole genome shotgun sequence encodes:
- the LOC126783704 gene encoding 2-hydroxyisoflavanone dehydratase-like yields MAAAGNHSDVEHVFRFFRVHKDGTIHRTHPSFDKIPAADDLTTGVRSKDVTISTDPPVSARIFLPKSADDPTRKLPLLFYVHGGGFCMQSAFSTTYHNYVSTISSSADVIAVSVEYGLFPTRPIPACYEDSWAAVQWVATHANGTGPDQWLNDHADFNRVFIGGDSAGGNITHTLVSRVGSVGLPGVKVVGAILSHPYFGGTDDDKMWLYINKENEGLQDRRLKPAAEDLRRLGCEKVMVFVAEKDHLNGVGRSYVEELKKSGWKGTVEMKENKGKDHCFHLRETKDEQALALLQTVCSFMNS; encoded by the coding sequence ATGGCCGCCGCCGGCAATCACTCCGACGTCGAACACGTCTTCCGCTTCTTCCGCGTCCACAAAGACGGCACCATCCACCGAACCCATCCCTCCTTCGACAAAATCCCAGCCGCCGACGACCTCACCACTGGCGTCCGCTCCAAAGACGTCACCATCTCCACCGACCCACCCGTCTCCGCCCGCATCTTCCTCCCCAAATCCGCCGACGACCCTACCCGAAAGCTCCCTCTTCTCTTCTACGTTCACGGCGGCGGCTTCTGCATGCAGTCCGCCTTCTCCACCACCTACCACAACTACGTCTCCACCATCTCCTCCTCAGCCGACGTCATCGCCGTCTCCGTCGAGTACGGCCTCTtcccgacccggcccatacCCGCTTGCTACGAGGACTCCTGGGCCGCGGTCCAGTGGGTCGCCACACACGCCAACGGAACCGGGCCCGATCAGTGGCTAAACGACCACGCCGACTTCAACCGCGTATTCATCGGCGGGGACAGCGCGGGAGGGAACATAACACACACGCTGGTGTCGCGTGTCGGGTCGGTCGGGTTGCCCGGAGTTAAAGTAGTCGGGGCGATTCTGTCGCATCCTTACTTCGGCGGGACTGATGATGACAAGATGTGGCTGTATATAAACAAGGAGAATGAAGGGTTGCAGGACAGGAGGCTGAAGCCGGCGGCGGAGGATCTACGGCGGCTGGGGTGTGAGAAGGTGATGGTGTTTGTGGCGGAGAAGGATCACTTGAACGGAGTGGGGAGGAGTTACGTGGAGGAGCTGAAGAAGAGTGGGTGGAAAGGAACTGTGGAGATGAAGGAGAATAAAGGGAAGGATCATTGCTTTCATTTGCGTGAAACCAAAGATGAGCAGGCTCTTGCTTTGTTGCAGACAGTTTGTTCTTTCATGAATTCATAG
- the LOC126783695 gene encoding probable carboxylesterase 1 has product MQSLRLPLFHYLHRTTSPLHPTRPFFQIRSHTTQPIKNDAVTHEFRFFRVYESGKVEKFHQTHKVPPSHDPVTGVQSKDVIISSEPAVSARIFLPRIRHPTRKLPVLFHVHGGGFSFESAFSPHIHSYVSTLSSAADVIAVSVEYRLAPEHPIPACYDDSWAALNWVASHCSRNGPEPWLNDHADFDSVFVAGDSAGGNISHDLAVRVGLLGLPGAKLVGAVLVHPYFGGTDDDAMWLYMCRDNNGLQDRRLRPSLEDLRRLGCERVLVFVAEKDHLSGVGKNYVDQLKKSGWNGSVEIVENEEDHCFHLEDLKYEKAVALIRRIASFIKHR; this is encoded by the coding sequence ATGCAATCACTCCGCCTTCCTCTCTTCCACTATCTCCACCGCACCACTTCACCACTTCACCCCACAAGACCCTTCTTCCAAATTCGTTCTCATACCACACAACCCATCAAAAACGACGCCGTCACTCACGAGTTCCGCTTCTTCCGGGTATACGAATCCGGAAAAGTCGAGAAATTCCACCAAACCCATAAAGTCCCTCCCTCGCACGACCCCGTCACCGGAGTCCAATCCAAAGACGTCATCATATCCTCCGAGCCCGCCGTCTCCGCCCGTATTTTCCTCCCCCGGATCCGCCACCCGACCCGGAAACTCCCCGTCCTCTTCCACGTCCACGGCGGCGGCTTCTCCTTCGAATCCGCATTCTCCCCTCACATACACAGCTACGTCAGCACTCTCTCCTCCGCGGCTGACGTCATCGCCGTCTCCGTCGAGTACAGGCTGGCTCCGGAGCACCCGATCCCGGCCTGCTACGACGATTCGTGGGCGGCGCTCAACTGGGTCGCGTCGCATTGCAGTAGAAACGGACCGGAGCCCTGGTTGAATGACCACGCCGACTTTGACAGTGTCTTTGTCGCTGGGGACAGCGCCGGAGGAAACATTTCGCATGATCTTGCGGTCCGGGTCGGGTTGTTGGGCTTACCCGGAGCGAAACTAGTCGGGGCGGTTCTCGTGCATCCTTATTTTGGGGGGACTGATGATGATGCCATGTGGCTCTACATGTGTCGCGATAACAATGGGTTGCAGGATAGGAGGCTGAGACCGAGTCTAGAGGATCTGAGAAGGCTTGGGTGTGAGAGGGTGCTGGTTTTTGTTGCTGAGAAGGATCATTTGAGTGGTGTGGGGAAGAATTATGTGGACCAATTGAAGAAGAGTGGGTGGAATGGGAGTGTGGAGATTGTAGAGAATGAAGAAGATCATTGCTTCCATTTAGAGGACCTCAAGTATGAGAAGGCTGTGGCTTTGATTAGGAGGATTGCTTCATTCATTAAGCATCGGTAA